From the genome of Falco peregrinus isolate bFalPer1 chromosome W, bFalPer1.pri, whole genome shotgun sequence, one region includes:
- the LOC129783106 gene encoding BDNF/NT-3 growth factors receptor-like, giving the protein MRYEVVGESWHLKKLGWLTDLPSAKLSSYNITVVEGKNITLYCDTTGGPPPNVSWVLTNLVSNHESDTSKNPASLTIKNVSSVDSGLWISCVAENIVGEDQASAELTVFFAPNITFIESPTPDHHWCIPFTVKGNPKPTLQWFYEGAILNESEYICTKIHVINQSEYHGCLQLDNPTHLNNGAYTLLAKNEYGEDEKWVNAHFMSVPGDD; this is encoded by the exons atgagataTGAAGTGGTGGGAGAGTCCTGGCACTTGAAAAAGCTAGGCTGGCTTACTG ACTTGCCCTCAGCAAAATTAAGCAGTTACAACATCACCGTGGTGGAAGGAAAGAACATCACATTGTACTGTGATACTACTGGAGGGCCGCCCCCTAATGTATCCTGGGTGCTCACTAATCTTGTTTCAAATCATGAG AGTGACACAAGTAAGAATCCTGCCTCACTAACCATAAAGAACGTTTCATCTGTGGACAGTGGACTGTGGATTTCTTGCGTAGCAGAGAATATTGTGGGAGAGGACCAAGCCTCTGCCGAGCTCACAGTATTCT TTGCACCAAATATCACATTTATTGAATCTCCAACCCCGGACCACCACTGGTGTATTCCATTCACTGTGAAAGGGAACCCTAAGCCCACATTGCAGTGGTTCTATGAAGGGGCTATACTGAATGAGTCTGAATACATCTGTACTAAAATACATGTTATCAATCAAAGTGAATATCACGGCTGCCTTCAGCTGGACAACCCTACCCATCTGAACAATGGTGCTTATACCTTACTAGCAAAGAACGAGTATGGAGAGGATGAAAAATGGGTTAATGCTCATTTCATGTCAGTGCCTGGAGATG ATTAG